In the genome of Fulvivirga maritima, one region contains:
- a CDS encoding DinB family protein gives MVLEEVQPKEKFWRVRQTTEHICSPLSPEDYVVQPIVDVSPPKWHLGHTTWFF, from the coding sequence ATGGTATTGGAAGAAGTACAGCCAAAAGAAAAGTTTTGGCGCGTCCGTCAAACTACAGAGCATATCTGCTCCCCGCTTTCACCTGAAGACTATGTAGTGCAGCCTATTGTAGATGTGAGTCCTCCCAAATGGCACTTGGGGCATACTACCTGGT